Proteins encoded within one genomic window of Panicum virgatum strain AP13 chromosome 1N, P.virgatum_v5, whole genome shotgun sequence:
- the LOC120657249 gene encoding transcription factor ILI5-like — protein sequence MSSRRSSRGNISEDEINELISKLQALLPSSRRRGSGQASTTKLLKETCSYIKSLHREVDDLSDRLSNLMSTMDSNSPGAEIIRSILRS from the exons ATGTCGAGCCGGAGGTCGTCGCGTGGCAACATCTCCGAGGACGAGATCAACGAGCTCATCTCCAAGCTCCAGGCCCTGCTCCccagctcccgccgccgcggctccggCCAG GCGTCGACGACGAAGCTGCTCAAGGAGACGTGCAGCTACATCAAGAGCCTCCACCGGGAGGTGGACGACTTGAGCGACCGGCTCTCGAACCTCATGTCCACCATGGACAGCAACAGCCCCGGCGCGGAGATCATCCGCAGCATCCTTCGCTCCTGA